A genome region from Streptomyces xanthophaeus includes the following:
- a CDS encoding hydrogenase maturation nickel metallochaperone HypA — MHEMSIAMAVVGQVEEAARAGGARAVTSVRLRVGELAGVVPDALAFCFELACAGTVLEGAELLTESVTARARCGSCPGSGTWAVGMPPELCCPGCGRATDVELLTGRELEILSVRWEDGPAGARTREPIPEEA; from the coding sequence ATGCACGAGATGTCGATCGCCATGGCCGTCGTGGGCCAGGTGGAAGAGGCGGCCCGGGCGGGCGGCGCGCGCGCCGTCACCTCCGTACGGCTGCGGGTCGGTGAGCTGGCGGGGGTGGTCCCCGACGCGCTGGCGTTCTGTTTCGAACTGGCCTGCGCCGGAACGGTCCTCGAAGGAGCCGAACTCCTCACGGAGTCCGTGACGGCCCGCGCCCGCTGCGGCTCCTGCCCCGGCAGCGGCACCTGGGCGGTGGGCATGCCCCCCGAACTGTGCTGCCCCGGATGCGGCAGGGCCACCGACGTGGAACTGCTGACGGGCCGTGAGCTGGAGATCCTCAGCGTGCGCTGGGAAGACGGCCCCGCCGGTGCCCGTACCCGCGAACCGATTCCCGAGGAGGCCTGA
- a CDS encoding TrkA C-terminal domain-containing protein, with translation MSTTPLPGIGVQYDLTTREHRHLSVIAHRDGTRTVNVYRADDPDACAQSLHLSGAETASLIDALMPAHHSPNVLHTTDLGLVAERIELSAHSHWNGRLLGETRMRTETGVSIVAVLRRAEARPSPAPDFRLAGGDTLIVIGTREGVDAAASILGRE, from the coding sequence ATGAGCACCACGCCACTGCCCGGCATCGGGGTCCAGTACGACCTCACCACCCGCGAGCACCGCCACCTGTCGGTGATCGCCCACCGCGACGGCACCCGTACGGTGAACGTCTACCGCGCGGACGATCCCGACGCGTGCGCCCAGTCCCTGCACCTGTCCGGGGCGGAGACGGCCTCGCTGATCGACGCCCTGATGCCCGCGCACCACAGCCCCAACGTGCTGCACACCACCGACCTGGGGCTGGTCGCCGAGCGCATCGAGCTGTCGGCGCACTCGCACTGGAACGGCCGGCTGCTGGGCGAGACCCGGATGCGGACGGAGACCGGCGTCTCGATCGTGGCGGTGCTGCGCCGGGCCGAGGCCCGCCCCTCCCCCGCGCCCGACTTCCGCCTCGCCGGCGGGGACACGCTCATCGTGATCGGTACCCGCGAGGGCGTCGACGCGGCCGCCTCCATACTCGGACGGGAGTGA
- a CDS encoding DUF6893 family small protein codes for MKKAFVGGAAAAALTALLLQILPDLRRYLRMRRM; via the coding sequence ATGAAGAAGGCCTTCGTCGGCGGGGCCGCGGCCGCCGCCCTCACCGCCCTCCTGCTGCAGATCCTCCCCGACCTCCGGCGCTACCTGCGCATGCGCCGGATGTGA
- a CDS encoding HypC/HybG/HupF family hydrogenase formation chaperone: MCLAVPGRVLDIGEKDGTRMATVDFGGVQKEVCLEYLPDLQVGEYAIVHVGFALQRLDEESAKQTLELFAQLGMLQEEFGDPWEQAAAAGGEPWPFTDDPGLEPGRPAPALAAPQEEVQP, encoded by the coding sequence ATGTGCCTGGCGGTGCCCGGCAGAGTGCTCGACATCGGGGAGAAGGACGGCACCCGCATGGCCACCGTCGACTTCGGCGGTGTGCAGAAGGAGGTGTGTCTGGAGTACCTGCCGGACCTCCAGGTGGGCGAGTACGCCATCGTCCACGTGGGCTTCGCCCTGCAGCGCCTCGACGAGGAGTCGGCCAAGCAGACCCTCGAACTGTTCGCCCAACTCGGCATGCTCCAGGAGGAGTTCGGCGACCCGTGGGAGCAGGCCGCCGCGGCCGGCGGTGAGCCCTGGCCCTTCACCGACGATCCCGGCCTCGAACCCGGGCGGCCCGCGCCCGCCCTCGCCGCACCGCAGGAGGAAGTCCAGCCGTGA
- a CDS encoding cation:proton antiporter: MHSALFLIEFGAIILGLGLLGRLAGRFRFSPIPLYLLAGLAFGTGGLLPMGASEEFVAIGAEIGVILLLLMLGLEYTATDLVSNLKTQYPAGLVDFTLNAVPGAVAALLMGWGPVAAVVLAGVTWISSSGVIAKVMGDLGRLGNRETPVVLSVLVLEDLAMAVYLPIVTALLAGVGLAAGSLTLAIALGVAGAVLFVAVRYGRLISRFVSSDDPEKLLLVVLGLTLLVAGLAQQLQVSAAVGAFLVGIALSGEVAEGTHTLLSPLRDLFAAVFFVFFGLHTDPASIPPVLLPALALALVTAGTKIATGYWAAKRAGVGVKGRWRAGGTLVARGEFSIVIAGLAVTAGIEPALGPLATAYVLILVVIGPLTARYTEPLAARLRGRRAVHAPLLAAVPSPARSPEAGAAAEPAPDQDPAGRP; this comes from the coding sequence GTGCATTCCGCTCTCTTCCTGATCGAGTTCGGTGCGATCATCCTGGGCCTGGGTCTGCTGGGCAGGCTCGCCGGGCGCTTCCGCTTCTCCCCGATACCCCTGTACCTGCTGGCCGGTCTCGCCTTCGGCACGGGCGGACTGCTGCCCATGGGCGCGAGCGAGGAGTTCGTGGCGATCGGCGCCGAGATCGGCGTCATCCTGCTGCTGCTGATGCTGGGTCTGGAGTACACGGCCACCGACCTGGTCTCCAACCTCAAGACCCAGTACCCGGCCGGGCTGGTCGACTTCACCCTCAACGCCGTACCCGGCGCGGTCGCCGCGCTGCTGATGGGCTGGGGGCCGGTGGCCGCCGTGGTCCTGGCGGGGGTCACCTGGATCTCGTCCTCCGGCGTCATCGCCAAGGTGATGGGGGACCTCGGGCGGCTGGGCAACCGTGAGACCCCGGTCGTCCTCAGCGTGCTGGTCCTGGAAGACCTGGCCATGGCCGTCTACCTGCCCATCGTCACCGCGCTGCTGGCCGGGGTCGGCCTCGCGGCCGGCAGTCTGACCCTGGCGATCGCCCTCGGCGTGGCGGGCGCGGTGCTGTTCGTGGCCGTCCGCTACGGCCGGCTCATCTCCCGGTTCGTCTCCAGCGACGACCCGGAGAAGCTGCTCCTGGTCGTCCTCGGCCTGACCCTGCTGGTCGCGGGCCTCGCCCAGCAGTTGCAGGTCTCCGCCGCGGTCGGGGCGTTCCTGGTCGGCATCGCCCTGTCCGGTGAGGTGGCCGAGGGTACGCACACCCTGCTCAGCCCGCTCCGGGACCTGTTCGCGGCGGTGTTCTTCGTCTTCTTCGGCCTGCACACCGACCCGGCCAGCATCCCGCCCGTGCTGCTGCCGGCGCTCGCGCTGGCCCTGGTGACCGCCGGTACGAAGATCGCCACCGGGTACTGGGCGGCGAAGCGCGCCGGGGTCGGGGTCAAGGGCCGCTGGCGGGCGGGCGGAACCCTCGTCGCCCGCGGGGAGTTCTCGATCGTCATCGCCGGTCTCGCCGTCACCGCGGGCATCGAACCGGCCCTCGGGCCGCTGGCCACCGCCTACGTGCTGATCCTCGTGGTGATCGGGCCGCTCACCGCCCGGTACACCGAGCCGCTGGCCGCACGGCTGCGGGGGCGGCGCGCCGTGCACGCCCCGCTGCTCGCGGCCGTGCCCTCCCCCGCGAGGTCCCCGGAGGCCGGGGCCGCTGCGGAGCCGGCTCCCGACCAGGATCCCGCCGGGCGGCCGTAG
- the hypE gene encoding hydrogenase expression/formation protein HypE produces MGHGGGGALSAELVQHLFAPAFGGDVLAQLGDSAAVSLGGVRLAFSTDSYVVRPLFFPGGSIGDLAVNGTVNDLAMSGAEAAYLSCGFILEEGVEMPVVARVAEAMGAAARAAGVEVATGDTKVVEAGHGDGIYINTAGIGIIPDGVDLRPQRVVPGDVVIVSGEIGLHGVAIMSVREGLEFGVDIQSDCAALGGLVRSMLAVTPDLHVLRDPTRGGLAASLNEIAAASGTGVVIHEGRVPVPDAVANACAILGLDPLYVANEGKLVAFVPREHADAVLDAMRAHPLGRRAAVIGEAVDAHPGLVVARTALGGTRVVDLPIGEQLPRIC; encoded by the coding sequence ATGGGTCACGGCGGCGGGGGCGCACTCTCCGCCGAGCTGGTCCAGCACCTCTTCGCCCCCGCCTTCGGCGGCGACGTGCTCGCCCAGCTCGGGGACTCCGCGGCCGTCTCCCTCGGCGGGGTCCGGCTGGCCTTCTCCACCGACTCCTACGTGGTGCGGCCGCTGTTCTTCCCCGGCGGCTCCATCGGCGACCTCGCGGTCAACGGCACGGTCAACGACCTGGCCATGAGCGGAGCCGAAGCGGCCTACCTCTCCTGCGGGTTCATCCTGGAGGAAGGCGTCGAGATGCCGGTGGTGGCGCGCGTGGCCGAAGCCATGGGCGCCGCCGCGCGGGCCGCGGGCGTGGAGGTCGCGACCGGCGACACCAAGGTGGTGGAAGCGGGCCACGGGGACGGCATCTACATCAACACCGCGGGCATCGGGATCATCCCCGACGGGGTGGACCTGCGCCCGCAGCGCGTCGTACCCGGCGACGTCGTCATCGTCAGCGGCGAGATCGGGCTCCACGGCGTGGCGATCATGAGTGTCCGGGAGGGGCTCGAATTCGGCGTCGACATCCAGAGCGACTGCGCGGCCCTGGGAGGCCTCGTGCGGAGCATGCTCGCGGTCACCCCGGACCTCCACGTCCTGCGCGACCCCACCCGGGGCGGCCTGGCGGCCTCCCTGAACGAGATCGCGGCCGCCTCGGGCACCGGTGTCGTGATCCACGAGGGCCGCGTCCCGGTCCCCGACGCCGTCGCGAACGCCTGCGCGATCCTCGGGCTCGACCCGCTCTACGTGGCCAACGAGGGCAAGCTGGTCGCCTTCGTGCCCCGCGAGCACGCCGACGCCGTCCTCGACGCCATGCGCGCCCATCCGCTGGGCCGCCGCGCGGCGGTGATCGGTGAGGCCGTCGACGCCCACCCGGGCCTGGTCGTGGCCCGCACCGCCCTCGGCGGCACCCGCGTGGTCGACCTGCCGATCGGGGAGCAGCTGCCGCGCATCTGCTGA
- the hypF gene encoding carbamoyltransferase HypF, whose amino-acid sequence MEAVQRRRVTVRGVVQGVGFRPYVYTRATGLGLAGHVTNTPEGVVAEVEGAPAAVSRFCERLAADAPPLAVVDAVDHWEVPAAGGTGFTIIASRTGGPARTLVSPDVATCADCLTELADPADRRHRHPFITCTHCGPRFTIVTGLPYDRAHTTMAPFPMCPDCAREYADPADRRFHAQPVACPACGPRLRLLTGRPPRESTGPDPVAEARRLLAAGAILAVKGLGGYHLACDATRPGAVAELRRRKARGDKPFALMARDLADAERFARIGPEERELLTGAVRPIVLLRRRAGAAGPDAVAPGCPDLGVMLPYTPVHHLLLGLPGDPPGPRLLVMTSGNLSGEPIVTDDAEALERLDGLADAWLTHDRPIHVPCDDSVVRVCDGETLTVRRSRGYAPLPLTLPVPVPASLAAGGDLKNTFCLGEGRQAWLSAHIGDMDDLATQYALEGAERQLESITGVTPVLLAADRHPGYRSTRWAERAAGARPLVRVQHHHAHIASTLAEHGRGAGRPVIGVAFDGTGYGDDGAVWGGEVLLADYAGFTRFAHLAYVPLPGGDAAVHRPYRMALSHLRAAGIDRTPELPCTAACPPGELALLERQLERGLNCVPTSSMGRLFDAVSSLAGICHVAGYEAQAAIELEGAALGAGEPGPGPGSGYTFGLREPSGPGGGPVTADPAPVLAAVVADVRAGTDPALIAARFHTSVADLVATLCALARERHGLDTVALTGGVFANTLLSSACARRLGAAGFTVLRHGRVPPNDGGLALGQLMVAAAHHTP is encoded by the coding sequence ATGGAAGCGGTGCAGCGGCGCCGGGTCACCGTCCGGGGCGTGGTCCAGGGCGTCGGCTTCCGGCCCTACGTCTACACCCGCGCGACCGGGCTGGGCCTGGCCGGGCACGTCACCAACACCCCCGAGGGCGTCGTCGCGGAGGTCGAGGGCGCCCCGGCGGCGGTGTCGCGGTTCTGCGAACGGCTCGCGGCGGACGCACCCCCGCTGGCCGTCGTCGACGCCGTCGACCACTGGGAGGTCCCCGCCGCGGGCGGCACCGGATTCACCATCATCGCCTCCCGGACCGGCGGCCCCGCCCGCACCCTGGTCTCCCCGGACGTGGCCACCTGCGCCGACTGCCTCACCGAACTGGCCGATCCGGCCGACCGGCGCCACCGGCACCCCTTCATCACCTGCACCCACTGCGGGCCGCGCTTCACCATCGTCACCGGGCTGCCGTACGACCGCGCCCACACCACCATGGCCCCCTTCCCCATGTGCCCCGACTGCGCCCGGGAGTACGCGGACCCGGCCGACCGCCGCTTCCACGCCCAGCCGGTCGCCTGCCCGGCCTGCGGCCCCCGCCTCAGACTGCTCACCGGGCGACCGCCCCGCGAGAGCACCGGCCCGGACCCGGTCGCCGAAGCCCGCCGGCTCCTGGCGGCCGGCGCGATCCTCGCCGTCAAGGGCCTCGGCGGCTACCACCTGGCCTGCGACGCCACCCGGCCCGGCGCCGTCGCCGAGCTGCGCCGGCGCAAGGCCCGCGGGGACAAGCCCTTCGCCCTGATGGCCCGGGACCTCGCCGACGCCGAGCGGTTCGCCCGCATCGGCCCCGAGGAACGGGAGCTGCTCACCGGCGCCGTTCGGCCCATCGTGCTGCTCCGCCGCCGCGCCGGTGCAGCCGGCCCGGACGCGGTCGCCCCCGGCTGTCCGGACCTCGGCGTGATGCTCCCGTACACCCCCGTCCACCACCTGCTGCTCGGCCTGCCCGGGGACCCCCCGGGGCCCCGGCTGCTCGTCATGACCAGCGGAAACCTCTCCGGCGAGCCGATCGTCACCGACGACGCCGAGGCCCTGGAGCGGCTCGACGGCCTCGCCGACGCCTGGCTCACGCACGACCGCCCCATCCACGTGCCCTGCGACGACTCCGTGGTGCGGGTGTGCGACGGCGAGACGCTGACCGTACGCCGCTCGCGCGGGTACGCCCCGCTCCCGCTGACCCTGCCGGTACCCGTCCCCGCGAGCCTCGCCGCGGGCGGGGACCTGAAGAACACCTTCTGCCTCGGCGAAGGCCGCCAGGCCTGGCTGTCCGCGCACATCGGCGACATGGACGACCTCGCCACCCAGTACGCCCTCGAAGGCGCCGAGCGGCAGCTGGAGTCCATCACCGGCGTCACCCCCGTGCTCCTCGCCGCCGACCGGCACCCTGGCTACCGCTCCACCCGGTGGGCGGAGCGCGCCGCGGGCGCCCGGCCGCTCGTCCGCGTCCAGCACCACCACGCGCACATCGCCTCCACCCTGGCCGAGCACGGCCGGGGCGCCGGCCGCCCGGTGATCGGGGTCGCCTTCGACGGCACCGGCTACGGCGACGACGGCGCCGTGTGGGGCGGCGAGGTCCTCCTCGCCGACTACGCCGGGTTCACCCGGTTCGCCCACCTGGCCTACGTCCCGCTGCCGGGCGGCGACGCGGCCGTGCACCGCCCGTACCGCATGGCGCTGTCCCATCTGCGGGCCGCGGGCATCGACCGGACCCCGGAGCTGCCCTGCACGGCGGCCTGTCCGCCGGGAGAACTCGCCCTGCTGGAACGTCAGCTGGAACGGGGTCTGAACTGTGTGCCGACCTCCAGCATGGGCCGCCTCTTCGACGCCGTCTCCTCCCTGGCCGGCATCTGCCACGTGGCCGGCTACGAGGCACAGGCCGCCATCGAACTGGAGGGCGCGGCCCTGGGCGCGGGCGAACCCGGACCCGGACCCGGCTCCGGCTACACCTTCGGCCTGCGCGAGCCGTCCGGCCCTGGCGGCGGCCCGGTCACCGCCGATCCGGCGCCCGTACTGGCCGCCGTGGTGGCCGACGTCCGCGCCGGCACCGACCCGGCGCTGATCGCCGCCCGCTTCCACACCTCCGTCGCCGACCTCGTCGCCACGCTCTGCGCGCTCGCGCGCGAGCGGCACGGCCTCGACACCGTCGCCCTGACCGGCGGGGTCTTCGCCAACACCCTGCTCTCCTCGGCATGCGCCCGGCGCCTCGGCGCTGCCGGATTCACCGTCCTGCGGCACGGCCGGGTCCCCCCGAACGACGGCGGGCTGGCCCTCGGCCAGCTCATGGTGGCCGCCGCGCACCACACCCCCTGA
- the hypD gene encoding hydrogenase formation protein HypD — MKYIEEFQDPDLARRLLDDIHATVTRPWALMEVCGGQTHTIIRHGIDQLLPEQVELIHGPGCPVCVTPLEVIDKALEIASRPDVIFCSFGDMLRVPGTGRDLFQVRSEGGDVRVVYSPLDALRIAQENPKRQVVFFGIGFETTAPPNAMTVHQAKKLGIPNFSLLVSHVRVPPAIEAIMQSPSCRVQAFLAAGHVCSVMGMREYPELAARHRVPIVVTGFEPLDILEGVRRAVRQLERGEHTVDNAYARAVRPEGNPAALAMLEDVFEVTDRAWRGIGVIPDSGWRLSERYRDFDAEHRFSVTGINTCEPAECRSGEVLQGLLKPHECEAFGTLCTPRSPLGATMVSSEGACAAYYLYRRLELGTVPAAKTAATAAPAPTAPLEASPVV; from the coding sequence GTGAAGTACATCGAGGAGTTCCAGGACCCCGACCTCGCCCGCCGGCTGCTCGACGACATCCACGCCACCGTGACCCGGCCCTGGGCCCTGATGGAGGTGTGCGGCGGCCAGACCCACACCATCATCCGGCACGGGATCGATCAACTCCTGCCGGAGCAGGTGGAGCTGATCCACGGACCGGGCTGTCCTGTGTGCGTCACCCCGCTGGAGGTCATCGACAAGGCGCTGGAGATCGCCTCCCGCCCCGATGTGATCTTCTGCTCCTTCGGGGACATGCTCCGGGTGCCCGGGACCGGCCGCGACCTGTTCCAGGTGCGCAGCGAGGGCGGCGACGTACGCGTCGTCTACTCCCCGCTCGACGCCCTGCGGATCGCCCAGGAGAACCCGAAGCGCCAGGTGGTCTTCTTCGGCATCGGCTTCGAGACCACGGCGCCGCCCAACGCCATGACGGTCCACCAGGCGAAGAAGCTGGGCATCCCGAACTTCAGCCTCCTGGTCTCCCACGTCAGGGTTCCCCCGGCGATCGAGGCGATCATGCAGTCGCCGAGCTGCCGGGTCCAGGCCTTCCTCGCCGCCGGGCACGTGTGCAGCGTGATGGGCATGCGCGAGTACCCCGAACTGGCCGCGCGCCACCGGGTGCCGATCGTGGTGACGGGCTTCGAACCGCTGGACATCCTGGAGGGCGTACGCCGGGCCGTACGGCAGCTGGAGCGCGGCGAGCACACCGTCGACAACGCCTACGCGCGCGCCGTGCGCCCCGAGGGCAACCCGGCCGCCCTCGCCATGCTGGAGGACGTCTTCGAAGTCACCGACCGGGCCTGGCGGGGCATCGGCGTCATCCCCGACAGCGGCTGGCGGCTGTCGGAGCGCTACCGCGACTTCGACGCCGAACACCGTTTCTCGGTCACCGGCATCAACACCTGTGAACCGGCCGAGTGCCGCAGCGGCGAGGTGCTCCAGGGGCTGCTGAAACCCCACGAGTGCGAGGCCTTCGGCACGCTGTGCACCCCGCGCAGCCCGCTCGGCGCCACCATGGTCTCCAGCGAGGGCGCCTGCGCCGCGTACTACCTCTACCGGCGGCTGGAGCTGGGGACCGTGCCCGCCGCCAAGACAGCCGCGACCGCCGCCCCGGCCCCGACCGCCCCGCTGGAGGCGAGCCCCGTTGTCTGA
- the hypB gene encoding hydrogenase nickel incorporation protein HypB, translating to MCRVVDLRQAVLAKNDEAAQVLRTELTARGTTVVNLLSSPGSGKTALLERELLLARERGVAVAALTADLATENDAVRLARSGVPVKQVLTDGLCHLEAAMLGRHLDGWLPGDTRLLFVENVGNLVCPAGYDLGETLRVVLASVTEGEDKPLKYPTAFGLAQLVVVTKTDIARAVDFDEAAFRANVEQVNPGVEVVLTSARAGEGLGVLLDRALAARTGTHTPVMARRQHVHGLGHDHDHDHEHGHDHEHDEDHEQEHDHEHPHPHVHTVAQTR from the coding sequence ATGTGCCGAGTGGTCGATCTGCGGCAGGCGGTGCTCGCCAAGAACGACGAAGCCGCCCAGGTCCTGCGCACCGAACTCACCGCCCGCGGTACGACGGTGGTCAATCTGCTCTCCAGCCCCGGCAGCGGCAAGACGGCGCTGCTGGAGCGCGAACTGCTCCTCGCGCGCGAGCGGGGCGTGGCCGTGGCCGCGCTGACGGCCGACCTGGCCACCGAGAACGACGCGGTACGGCTGGCCCGTTCGGGCGTACCGGTCAAGCAGGTGCTCACCGACGGGCTGTGCCACCTGGAGGCCGCGATGCTCGGCCGGCACCTGGACGGCTGGCTGCCCGGGGACACCCGGCTGCTCTTCGTGGAGAACGTGGGCAACCTGGTCTGCCCGGCCGGCTACGACCTCGGGGAAACGCTGCGGGTGGTGCTCGCCTCGGTGACCGAGGGCGAGGACAAGCCGCTGAAGTATCCGACCGCCTTCGGACTGGCCCAGCTGGTGGTGGTCACCAAGACCGACATCGCACGGGCCGTCGACTTCGACGAGGCCGCCTTCCGCGCCAACGTCGAGCAGGTCAATCCCGGCGTGGAGGTGGTGCTCACCTCGGCGCGCGCGGGTGAGGGCCTGGGCGTCCTGCTCGACCGGGCACTTGCGGCCAGGACGGGCACGCACACGCCGGTGATGGCCCGCCGGCAGCACGTGCACGGCCTCGGACATGACCACGACCACGATCACGAGCATGGCCACGACCACGAGCACGACGAGGACCACGAGCAGGAGCACGACCACGAGCACCCGCACCCGCACGTCCACACGGTCGCGCAGACCCGCTGA
- a CDS encoding sensor histidine kinase, with product MSLYWRIFLLNAAVLVTAVLLLFGPVTVSTPVLFGEAVVLLAGLAAMLIANAALLRIGLAPLGRLTRAMSAVDLLRPGGRARVEGPAEVAELTTSFNAMLGRLEAERAGSSARALSAQEAERRRIAQELHDEVGQTLTAVLLQLKHAADRAPAPLREELRQVQETTRTGLDEIRRIARRLRPGVLEELGLHSAVRALTAEFSSGSLTVRHVIGPQVPPLDEAAELVVYRVAQEALTNAARHAGASEVEVHLSGRTGGAVRLLVRDNGHGLGPAGEGAGIQGMRERALLIGADLTIGSGPRGGTDVRLDVPAVTTATTATTATTAATGTTETTEGTS from the coding sequence GTGTCGCTGTACTGGCGGATCTTCCTGCTCAACGCGGCCGTCCTCGTCACCGCCGTCCTGCTGCTGTTCGGACCGGTCACCGTCTCCACCCCGGTCCTCTTCGGTGAGGCCGTGGTGCTGCTCGCCGGGCTGGCCGCCATGCTGATCGCCAACGCCGCCCTGCTCCGGATCGGGCTGGCACCGCTCGGCCGGCTGACCCGCGCGATGAGCGCGGTCGACCTGCTGCGCCCCGGCGGCCGGGCACGGGTGGAGGGCCCCGCCGAAGTGGCCGAGCTGACCACCTCCTTCAACGCCATGCTGGGCCGGCTGGAGGCCGAGCGGGCCGGCAGCAGTGCCCGTGCCCTCTCCGCACAGGAAGCCGAACGGCGGCGCATCGCCCAGGAACTCCACGACGAGGTCGGCCAGACCCTCACGGCGGTCCTGCTCCAGCTCAAGCACGCCGCCGACCGTGCCCCGGCCCCCTTGCGGGAGGAGCTCCGCCAGGTGCAGGAGACGACCCGCACCGGCCTGGACGAGATCCGCCGCATCGCCCGCAGGCTGCGCCCGGGGGTCCTGGAGGAGCTCGGGCTGCACAGTGCCGTGCGCGCGCTGACGGCCGAGTTCAGCAGCGGGTCGCTGACCGTGCGGCACGTCATCGGTCCCCAGGTGCCCCCGCTGGACGAAGCGGCCGAACTCGTCGTCTACCGGGTCGCCCAGGAGGCCCTGACCAACGCCGCCCGCCACGCGGGCGCGAGCGAGGTCGAGGTGCACCTGTCGGGCCGGACCGGCGGGGCGGTCCGGCTGCTGGTCCGGGACAACGGCCACGGCCTCGGCCCCGCCGGCGAGGGCGCGGGGATCCAGGGCATGCGGGAACGGGCCCTGCTGATCGGCGCGGACCTCACCATCGGGAGCGGCCCGCGGGGCGGCACCGACGTACGGCTGGACGTACCCGCCGTCACCACGGCGACCACGGCGACCACGGCCACCACGGCCGCCACCGGGACCACCGAGACCACGGAGGGCACGAGTTGA